From the Malus domestica chromosome 17, GDT2T_hap1 genome, one window contains:
- the LOC103405563 gene encoding LOW QUALITY PROTEIN: ketol-acid reductoisomerase, chloroplastic (The sequence of the model RefSeq protein was modified relative to this genomic sequence to represent the inferred CDS: inserted 1 base in 1 codon), translating into MVSMPSIKPPPLDFDTSVFTKEKINLAGHNEYIVRGGRDLFHLLPDAFKGIKQIGVIGWGSQGPAQAQNLRDSLVEAKSDIVVKIGLRKGSHSFAEARAAGFTEENGTLGDIWETISGSDLVLLLISDSAQADNYEKIFXHMKPNSILGLSHGFLLGHLQSVGLDFPKNFSVIAVCPKGMGPSVRRLYVQGKEINGAGINSSFAVHQDVDGRATDVALGWSVALGSPFTFATTLEQEYKSDIFGERGILLGAVHGIVESLFRRYTENGMSEDLAYKNTVECITGIVSRTISTKGMLEIYNSLSEDGKKEFEAAYSASFYPCMDILYECYEDVASGSEIRSVVLAGRRFYEKEGLPAFPMGKIDQTRMWKVGERVRSTRPAGDLGPLHPFTAGVFVALMMAQIEVLRKKGHSYSEIINESVIESVDSLNPFMHARGVSFMVDNCSTTARLGSRKWAPRFDYILTQQALVSVDNGAPIHRDLISNFMSDPVHGAIKVCAELRPTVDISVTADADFVRPELRQSN; encoded by the exons ATGGTGTCAATGCCGTCCATTAAGCCCCCTCCTCTCGATTTCGATACCTCTGTTTTCACCAAGGAGAAGATCAACCTCGCTGGTCACAACGAG TATATTGTGAGAGGAGGAAGGGATCTGTTCCATTTGCTGCCCGATGCTTTCAAGGGTATTAAGCAGATTGGTGTTATCGGTTGGGGTTCTCAG GGACCTGCTCAAGCTCAGAATCTAAGAGATTCTCTAGTTGAAGCAAAGTCTGACATTGTTGTCAAG ATTGGACTCAGGAAGGGTTCTCATTCTTTTGCTGAAGCTCGTGCAGCTGGTTTCACTGAGGAGAATGGGACTTTGGGGGATATATGGGAAACAATCTCAGGCAGTGATCTCGTGTTGCTACTAATCTCTGATTCTGCACAG GCCGATAATTATGAGAAAATAT CACACATGAAACCAAATAGTATACTTGGTCTTTCCCATGGTTTTCTTCTAGGGCATTTGCAGTCAGTGGGACTTGACTTTCCCAAGAACTTCAGTGTAATTGCTGTATGTCCCAAGGGGATGGGTCCATCTGTAAGGAGACTTTATGTCCAAGGCAAAGAGATAAATGGTGCCGGAATTAATTCCAGTTTTGCAGTCCACCAg GATGTTGATGGTAGAGCCACAGATGTGGCCCTGGGCTGGTCAGTTGCCCTTGGTTCTCCTTTCACATTTGCCACTACACTAGAGCAGGAATACAAAAGTGACATCTTTGGTGAACGAG GCATATTACTTGGTGCTGTTCATGGAATTGTGGAGTCCCTGTTTAGAAGGTACACTGAAAATGGAATGAGTGAGGATTTGGCTTATAAAAACACTGTTGAATGTATAACTGGAATTGTGTCAAGGACCATCTCAACTAAG GGAATGTTAGAGATTTACAACTCTTTGTCTGAAGATGGCAAAAAGGAATTTGAGGCTGCATATAGCGCCTCATTTTATCCATGCATGGACATATTGTATGAATGCTATGAAGATGTTGCCAGTGGCAGCGAGATCCGCAGTGTTGTCTTGGCCGGTCGTCGCTTCTAT GAGAAGGAGGGTCTGCCTGCATTCCCAATGGGTAAAATTGATCAGACCCGCATGTGGAAAGTCGGTGAGCGTGTCAGATCAACAAGACCAGCTGGTGATCTAGGCCCGTTACACCCTTTCACTGCGGGTGTTTTTGTTGCCTTGATGATGGCGCAG ATCGAAGTATTGAGGAAGAAAGGACATTCATATTCGGAGATCATTAATGAAAGTGTTATTGAGTCGGTGGATTCTTTGAATCCTTTTATGCATGCACGGGGAGTTTCTTTCATGGTTGATAACTGTTCAACAACAGCTCGGTTGGGATCAAGGAAATGGGCTCCACGATTTGATTACATCCTTACTCAGCAGGCCCTAGTTTCCGTGGACAATGGTGCACCCATCCACCGAGACCTCATCAGCAACTTCATGTCAGATCCAGTGCATGGAGCCATCAAAGTATGCGCTGAACTGAGACCTACAGTTGACATTTCAGTGACTGCTGATGCAGATTTTGTGCGACCAGAGTTGCGACAGAGCAACTAA
- the LOC103426109 gene encoding senescence-specific cysteine protease SAG39-like, translating into MENLNLQLWKYMCLGLILMLGAWSSQATSRSLQDASMYGRYEQWLARYGRVYNDVDEKETRFKIFKENVAFIESSNKDANKPYKLSVNQFADLTNEEFKASRNGFKGHECSTKTTSFKYENVTAALPATMDWRKKGAVTPVKDQGQCGCCWAFSAVAATEGVTQLTTGKLISLSEQELVDCDTAGEDQGCEGGLMDDAFQFIQQNHGISTETNYPYNGVDGTCNTKKEAIIAAKITGFEDVPANSEKALLTAVAHQPVSVAIDASGSDFQFYSSGVFTGTCGTSLDHGVTAVGYGVSEDGAKYWLVKNSWGAEWGEAGYIRMQRDVAAPEGLCGIAMSASYPTA; encoded by the exons ATGGAGAACCTAAACCTGCAGCTATGGAAGTATATGTGCTTGGGTTTGATCCTCATGTTGGGAGCTTGGTCTTCTCAAGCCACTTCTCGCAGTCTGCAAGATGCATCAATGTATGGGAGATACGAGCAATGGTTGGCTCGTTATGGCCGTGTATATAATGACGTCGATGAGAAGGAAACTCGTTTCAAGATATTTAAGGAAAATGTGGCGTTTATAGAATCTTCTAATAAGGATGCAAACAAACCTTACAAATTAAGCGTCAATCAATTTGCAGACcttacaaatgaagagttcAAAGCCTCAAGAAATGGATTCAAGGGCCATGAATGTTCCACGAAGACGACTTCTTTCAAATATGAAAATGTGACTGCTGCTTTGCCAGCAACAATGGACTGGAGAAAGAAAGGAGCTGTAACCCCCGTTAAGGACCAAGGCCAATGTG GATGCTGTTGGGCTTTTTCAGCAGTTGCCGCCACCGAAGGTGTTACACAGCTTACAACTGGTAAATTGATCTCTTTGTCTGAGCAAGAGCTCGTTGATTGTGACACCGCTGGTGAAGACCAAGGTTGTGAGGGTGGCTTAATGGACGATGCGTTTCAGTTCATCCAACAAAATCATGGGATTAGCACAGAAACTAATTACCCCTACAACGGTGTTGATGGTACATGTAACACCAAGAAGGAAGCCATCATTGCAGCCAAGATAACTGGCTTTGAGGATGTGCCTGCAAATAGTGAAAAGGCCCTTCTAACCGCTGTTGCTCATCAACCTGTTTCCGTTGCCATCGATGCTAGCGGTTCCGACTTCCAATTCTATTCAAGTGGTGTCTTCACCGGAACTTGTGGAACGAGTCTTGACCATGGTGTTACCGCTGTTGGATATGGCGTGAGCGAGGATGGGGCTAAGTATTGGCTAGTGAAGAACTCATGGGGTGCAGAATGGGGCGAAGCTGGGTACATAAGAATGCAAAGAGATGTTGCCGCACCTGAAGGACTTTGTGGGATTGCTATGTCTGCCTCTTACCCCACAGCTTAG